The sequence below is a genomic window from Ensifer adhaerens.
TGAGGAGGGCCGGGTTGAAGGCGAGTTCGGTAACCGTGTCCTCTTCGGCTTCCTTCTGCGGCTCGTCGAAGTTGACGAAGACCGAGAGCTGGTCCTGGAGGATGCGGGCTGCGAATGCGATAGCGTCTTCGCCGGTGACGGAGCCGTTGGTCTCGATCGTCATCGTCAGCTTGTCGTAGTCAAGAACCTGGCCTTCGCGGGTGTTTTCCACCTTGTAGGACACTTTCTTGATCGGCGAGTACAGGCTGTCGACCGGGATGAGGCCGATCGGCGCGTCTTCAGCGCGGTTGCGCTCTGCGGGCACATAGCCCTTGCCGTTGTTGACGGTGAATTCCATGCGGATTTCAGCGCCGTCGTCGAGCGTGCAGATGACGTGATCGGGGTTCAGGATCTCGATGTCGCCGACCGTCTGGATGTCGCCAGCGGTAACCGTGCCCGGACCCTGCTTGCGGACGACCATGCGCTTGGCATCGTCGCCTTCCATCTTGATGGCGATTTCCTTGATGTTCAGGACGATGTCGGTGACATCTTCGCGAACGCCGGGGATGGACGAGAATTCGTGCAGAACGCCGTCGATCTGAACCGCCGTGACGGCAGCGCCGCGCAGCGAGGACAGAAGAACGCGGCGAAGCGCGTTGCCAAGCGTCAGGCCGAAGCCGCGCTCAAGCGGCTCGGCGACCAGCGTCGCCTTGGTCGCACCCGAAGAGGTGAACTCGACCTTGCTCGGCTTGATCAATTCCTGCCAGTTTTTCTGAATCATGTTTCTTTACCTTCCGTTCGCCGTCACCATCCAATCGTGACGGCCGAGCATTGAAGCGCCGACAGCGAGGCTACCGGCTTGGTGAGTTCCGATGATCAGACGCGGCGCTTCTTGCGCGGGCGGCAGCCGTTGTGCGGGATCGGAGTCACGTCACGGATGGAGGTGATCATGAAGCCGGCAGCCTGCAGAGCGCGCAGAGCCGATTCGCGACCGGAACCGGGGCCGCAAACTTCGACTTCGAGCGACTTCATGCCGTGTTCCTGAGCCTTCTTGGCGCAGTCTTCGGCAGCGATCTGGGCGGCGAACGGGGTCGACTTGCGCGAGCCCTTGAAGCCCTTGGCGCCAGCGGACGACCAGGCAATGGCGTTGCCCTGTGCGTCGGTGATCGTGATCATCGTGTTGTTGAACGTGGAGTTGACGTGCGCAACGCCCGACGTGATGTTTTTACGTTCGCGACGGCGAACGCGTGCGGCTTCCTTGGCCATGGTATTCCCTTCGTTGATCTCTACGCCGCCGTAGTGCCAGCGGCTACACCCTCATGACAAACAGCGGAAAGCGGGTAGCGAACGGGGCCTCCCCGCCTCGCTACCCGCCTGTCGCAATTCGTCAAGAATTACTTCTTCTTACCGGCGATCGCCTTAGCCGGACCCTTGCGGGTACGGGCGTTCGTATGCGTACGCTGGCCGCGAACCGGCAGCGAGCGACGATGACGCAGACCGCGGTAGCAGCCCAGATCCATCAGACGCTTGATGTTCATCGACGTCTCGCGACGCAGGTCGCCTTCGACTGCGTAGTCGCGGTCGATGGTTTCACGAATCTGGAGAACTTCGGCGTCGGTGAGCTGATGCACACGACGATCAGCCGGAATACCGACCTTCTCGATGATCTCCTGAGCGAACTTCGGGCCGATCCCGTGAATGTACTGAAGCGCAATGACAACGCGCTTTGCAGTCGGGATGTTAACGCCAGCGATACGTGCCACGCGTATTCTCCTTCATATCCCGGCCTTCCCAGGCGGGGAGTTCCTGTTTTTTCAGCCCCGAAAGGCCGTGGTTCCTATATATTGACCGGGACATGTCAATACGACCGCGCCCGGGCTCCTGTCTTCCAGAGTCCGCGCCGATCGACTTGCCTGTCGCGAGTTGCGCGGTCATTAACGGAATCGCTGCAAAAAAGCAACCGTTCCGCCTAGAAATTTTCGGGTCCGCTCAGAGCTTCCCGAGAATTGTTTCGATCGAGGCAGTCACCTCGTCAATTTCAGCCATGCCGTCGATCGACTTCAGAAGGCCCTTGGCGTGGTAGTAGCCGATCAGCGGCGACGTTTCCTTGTAATAGGCGCGAAGTCTGGTCGTCATCGTTTCGGCGTTGTCGTCGGGACGGCGCTTGAACTCGGTCGAGCCGCACTTGTCGCAGACACCTTCAACCTTGGGCTTCTGCAGGCGATCGTGATAACCGGTGCCACAGTTGGCGCAGGTGTAGCGGCCGGAAACGCGATCGACGAGCACACTGTCGTCGACCTGCATCTCGATGACCACATCGAGCTTCATGCCCTTCGAGGCCAGCATCTTTTCCGTGGCATCGGCCTGCACGAGGGTCCGGGGAAAGCCGTCGAGAATGAATCCCTTTGCGCAATCCGGCTGATCGATGCGTTCGGACACGATGCCTATGACCACGTCGTCATTGACCAGCGATCCTGCATCCATCAGCGCCTTCGCGCGCTTGCCGACGTCCGTGCCCGCCTTGACGGCGGCGCGCAGCATATCACCCGTGGAAAGCTGAGGAATACCATGCTTCTCCACGATCCGCTGAGCCTGGGTTCCCTTGCCAGCGCCCGGCGGGCCTATCAGAATCAGTCTCATTTTCCCCTCTTTCCTCCACGGAGCTTCGACTTCTTGATCAGGCCCTCATACTGTTGTGCAATAAGATGACCTTGAATCTGTGCTACCGTATCGAGGGTTACGCTGACAACAATCAAAAGCGATGTACCACCAAGGTAGAAGGGCACGCCTGTCTCAGCGATGAGAATTTCCGGCAGGATGCAGACCAGCACCATGTAGATCGCACCGATGACGGTGATGCGTGTCAGAACGTAGTCGATATACTGCGCGGTTCTCTCGCCAGGGCGATAACCGGGAATGAAACCACCGTGCTTCTTGAGGTTGTCCGCCGTATCGGTCGGGTTGAAGACGATTGCGGTATAGAAGAACGAGAAGAATGCGATGAGCGCCGCATAGGCGACCATATAGAGCGGCTGTCCATGCCCCAGGGCAGCAATAGCTGTCGTTGCCCAGGACGGCAGGTTGGACGCATTGGAGAACCCTGCGAGCGTTGCCGGAAGCAGAAGGAGCGACGAGGCGAAGATCGCAGGGATAACGCCGGCGGTGTTCAGCTTCAGAGGAAGGTGAGACGTATCGCCCTGGAACATGCGGTTGCCCACCTGACGCTTCGGATACTGGATCAAAAGCCGGCGCTGCGCGCGTTCCATGAAGACGATGAAAGCGATGACGACGACGGCAACGATCAGGACCGCAAGAATCACGCCGGTCGACAGGGCACCAGTGCGGCCAAGTTCCAGTGTTCCGGCCAGCGCATGCGGAAGGTTTGCGACGATGCCCGAGAAGATGATCAACGAGATACCATTGCCGATGCCGCGCGAGGTGATCTGCTCGCCCAGCCACATCAGGAACATCGTGCCGCCGAGCAGCGTGACCACCGTCGAAATGCGGAAGAACCAGCCCGGATCCGCGACAACGCCGTTGGAATGCTCGAGGCCGACCGCGATGCCATAGGCCTGCAGGGCGCCGAGCAGCACTGTTCCATAGCGTGTATACTGGTTGATGATCTTGCGGCCCTGCTCGCCTTCCTTCTTGAGGTTTTCGAGCGCAGGCACGACGGAGGTCATCAGCTGAACAATGATCGAGGCCGAGATATACGGCATGATGCCGAGGGCGAAGATCGCCATGCGGGATACCGCGCCGCCCGAAAACATGTTGAACAGGCCAAGGATACCACCAGACTGGCCCTTGAAGGCATTGGCAAAGGCATCGGGGTTGAGGCCCGGAAGCGGAATGTAGGTGCCGAGTCGGTACACCAGGAGCGCACCGAGGGTAAACCAGAGTCGCTTTTTCAGATCTTCAGCCTTGGCGAAGGTCGAAAAATTCAGGTTTGAAGCCAATTGTTCCGCTGCAGAAGCCATCTATTTCTCCGCGAGGCCTTCACCCCTCCCCGCTGATCAGCGGCATGTCGGCGAAAACCCAGTTCCCACACGCCCAGGCTTCCCGCCACAGGCACGCTTTGAATTCAATTGTTTCGGGCAGATGTCAAACGAAAAAGCGCATTTATAAACCGGCCCGGTCGAAACGCAGGCCTCCATGCGACAATCCGCCGCCGATGCCTCACCCGCGCTCTGGTTTGCCTCGTCCGTCGAAGAAACGACGCCGAGACCGCGAGGCTTTCATATGGAAGCAAAATCGCCCGGTGTGAAGACACCGGGCGATCAAATTTCAATGATTATTCTGCGGCAGCTTCGCCGAGAATCTTGACCGAACCGCCTGCCTTCTCGATCTTTTCAGCTGCAGCCTTGGAGATGCCGCTCACTTCGAGTTCGACCTTGGCCTTCAGTTCGCCGTCCGACAGAACGCGGACGCCGTCCTTGGCGCGGCGGAGGACGCCGGCAGCCACGAGGGCAGCAGCATCGATCGTCTTCTTGGCGTCGAGCTTCTTGGCATCGATCGCTGCCTGGATACGGCCAACCGAGACGGTGACGTATTCAGCCGCGAAGATGTTGTTGAAGCCGCGCTTCGGCAGACGGCGGTAGATGGGCATCTGGCCGCCTTCGAAGCCGTTGATGGCAACGCCCGAACGAGCCTTCTGACCCTTGACGCCGCGACCACCGGTCTTGCCCTTGCCGGAGCCGATACCGCGGCCCAGGCGCTTCTTCGAAGGCATAGCGCCTTCGTTGTCCTTGATTTCGTTGAGTTTCATCTTGGTCTCCCCGTCTTACTTCTCTTCGACGATGCGAACGAGGTGGCTGACGGCACGGATCATGCCACGAACGGAAGGGGTGTCTTCCAGTTCACGACGACGGTGCATCTTGTTGAGGCCGAGACCGATCAGCGTTCTCTGCTGAACGTCGGGGCGACGGATCGGCGAGCCGATCTGTTCCACGATCAGGGTCTTCTTGGCGGCAGCGGTTGCTTTCTTAGCCATGGATCATGTCCCCTTATTCTTCAGAGGAAGCGCCCGAGGCAGCACGGCGAGCCTGAAGCGTTGCATACTTGATGCCGCGCTGAGCTGCGATGTCCTTCGGGTGAACCTGATGCTTGAGGGCGTCGAAGGTTGCGCGAACCATGTTGTAGGGGTTCGACGAACCGGTCGACTTGGCGACGACGTCATGCATGCCGAGCGTTTCGAAAACGGCGCGCATCGGGCCGCCTGCGATGATGCCCGTACCGGCCTTGGCCGAGCGGAGCAGAACCTTGCCGGCGCCGTGGCGGCCGTGCACGTCGTGGTGCAGCGTGCGGCCATCGCGCAGCGGAACGAAGATCAGGTCGCGCTTGGCGGATTCGGTAGCCTTGCGGATCGCTTCCGGCACTTCACGAGCCTTGCCGTGACCAAAGCCGACGCGGCCCTTCTGGTCGCCGACGACGACGAGTGCTGCGAAGCCGAAACGACGGCCACCCTTGACCACCTTGGCGACGCGGTTGATTGCTACGAGCTTGTCGACAAATTCGCTGTCGCGCTCTTCACGGCCCTGACGCTCTTCGCGCGGTGCACGTTCTTTCTGTGCCATTGTCCTTTTCCTTTTTCTTTTCCGGGTGCAATCGGCAAACAATGATGGACCGCCCTGCCCTCTTTTGAGGTGCAAGCCGATCCGGCGAAATCAGGCACGAAACCTGATAATGGAAACCGGGGCTCGAAAGCCCCGGATCCGAACTTAAAACTCCAGACCGCCTTCGCGGGCTGCCTCGGCGAGCGCCTTGACGCGGCCGTGGTAGAGGAACGCGCCACGATCGAAGACGACCGACTTGACGCCTGCAGCAGCAGCACGCTCGGCGACGAGCTTGCCAACGGCGGCGGCGGCAGCAACATCGGCGCCGGTCTTCAGCGAAGACTTGAGGCCGGTGTCGAGGGTCGATGCAGCTGCCAGCGTGCGGCCGGCAACGTCATCGATGATCTGGGCGTAGATGTTCTTCGAAGTGCGGTGTACGGAGAGCCGCGCGCGGCCATTGGCCACCTTCTTGAGCTGACGGCGAACGCGGCTGGCGCGACGCACAAGAGTTTCTTTCCTGCTAGCCATATCGCGTTATCCTTACTTCTTCTTGCCTTCCTTGCGGACGATGCGTTCACCAGCGTACTTGACGCCCTTGCCCTTGTAGGGTTCGGGGCCACGATATTCGCGGATTTCTGCAGCGACCTGGCCGACAATCTGCTTGTCGATGCCGGTGACGACGATTTCCGTCGGCTTCGGAACGGCAATGGTGATGCCCTGCGGCGGCTCATAGATCACGTCGTGCGAGAAGCCGAGCGCGAGCTGCAGGTTCTTGCCCTGAAGCGCTGCGCGGTAACCGACGCCGTTGATTTCGAGCTTGCGCTCGTAGCCGTCCTTGACGCCCTTGAAGATGTTCTCGATCATCGTGCGGGACATGCCCCACTTGGACCGAGCGTCCTTCGACTGCGTCGCAGGCGTAACCACGACCGCGTTGTCTTCCAACTTTACGAGAACTTCGTCATTGACGACGAAGTGGAGCTCGCCCTTGGGGCCCTTTGCGGAAACCTTCTGTCCTTCGACAGAAGCCGTCACACCTGCAGGGACCGGAACGGGCTTTTTACCGATACGAGACATTTTTTCAAACCTGTCTGTTCGTTATGGAGATCCTGCTCAGTCTTAGAAGACCGAGCAGAGAACCTCGCCACCAACATTCTGTTCGCGAGCCTGGTGATCGGCCATCACACCCTTCGGAGTCGAAAGGATGGTGATGCCGAGGCCGTTCGCGACCTGCGGAATGGACTTGACCGAGACATAAACCCGGCGGCCCGGCTTGGAAACGCGGGCGATCTCACGGATCACGGACGCGCCTTCGTAGTACTTCAGTTCGATCGACAGTTCGGTCTTGCCGTTGTCGAACGTCACTTCGGAGTAGCCGCGGATGTAGCCTTCAGCCTGCAGGACATCCAGCACGCGAGCGCGCAGCTTGGAAGCCGGCGTCGTTACGGAGGACTTGCGGCGGGATACGCCGTTGCGGATACGTGTGAGCATATCACCCAGAGGATCAGTCATCGTCATTTGCCTGTCTCCCTCTTACCAGCTCGACTTGACGAGGCCCGGCACGGAGCCGAAGTTGCCAAGTTCACGGAGCGCGATACGCGACATCTTGAGCTTACGGTAGTAAGCGCGCGGACGGCCGGTGACTTCGCAACGGTTACGGATGCGGGTCTTGGAGCCATTGCGCGGCAGAGCCGCAAGCTTCAGGGTTGCCTTGAACCGCTCCTCGATGGGCAGTTCCTGGTTCATGATCACAGCCTTGAGCGCGGCGCGCTTGTTAGCCTGACCGGCTACCAGCTTGCGGCGGCGCTTGTTCTTTTCGACTGCGCTGACTTTCGCCATTTTGTGCTTCCTTCTAAACGCTTGCCGTAACGATTACGCGCGGAACGGGAAGTTGAACTCTTTCAGAAGAGCCCGTGCTTCGTCGTCCTTGGTAGCCGTCGTACAAACGATGATGTCCATGCCCCACATCTGATCAACCTTGTCGTAGTTGATTTCAGGGAACACAATGTGCTCCTTGATGCCCATGGCGAAGTTGCCACGGCCGTCAAAGCTCTTCGGGTTCAGGCCCCTAAAGTCGCGAACGCGCGGAAGAGCGATGTTCACGAGACGGTCAAGGAATTCATACATGCGAGCGCCGCGCAGGGTGACCTTTGCGCCGATCGGCATATTCTCACGAACCTTGAAGCCTGCAATCGAGTTGCGGGCGCGGGTCACGACAGCCTTCTGGCCGGCGATCGCCGTGAGGTCGGCGGCAGCAACCGTGGGCTTCTTGGAGTCGGCAGTTGCCTCACCCACGCCCATGTTGATGACGATCTTGTCGAGCTTCGGAATCTGCATCTCGTTGGCGTAGGAGAACTGCTCCTGCATCGCCTTGCGGATACGCTCAACGTAGTCCTTCTTGAGCCGGGGCTCGTACTTGGTCTCAGCCATCGATCACAACTCCCGAACGCTTGGCCACGCGAACCTTCTTGTCGCCTTCGATCTTGAAACCGACGCGGGTCGGCTTGCCGTCCTTGGGGTCGGCGATCGCGAGGTTGGAGAGGTCGATGGAGGCCTCCTTACGGACGAGACCAGCTTCCTGGGTCTGCGTCTGCTTCTGGTGACGAACAACAACGTTGACGCCACGGACGACCGCGCGGTTTTCCTTCGGGCTGACGCTGACGACTTCGCCAGACTTGCCCTTGTCCTTGCCGGTCAGAACGACAACCTTGTCGCCTTTACGAATCTTTTGCATCGGTCAGCTCCTTACAGCACTTCCGGAGCCAGCGAGATGATCTTCATGTGGTTCTTGGCGCGAAGTTCGCGCGGAACCGGTCCGAAGATACGGGTGCCGATCGGCTCTTTCTTGTTGTCGATAAGAACGGCTGCGTTGTTATCGAAGCGGATGACGCTGCCGTCCGGACGACGGATGTCCTTGGCGGTGCGCACGACAACCGCCTTCATCACATCACCCTTCTTGACGCGGCCGCGCGGAATGGCTTCCTTGATCGAAACGACAATGATGTCGCCGATGGAAGCGTACTTGCGCTTGGAGCCGCCCAGCACCTTGATGCACATGACACGACGTGCGCCGGAATTGTCGGCAACGTCGAGGTTAGTCTGCATCTGAATCATGTCAGGTCGCCTTCTATTATTGACCGGAACGGTTGGCCTCCAGGGAAGCCCCTATTCCAGCTTATGGACACATTCAAAGCGGCATGTTCTCAGACCGAAAACCGAAACCAGCTTTCGGGAACACGCCCGGATGTTTTTCGCGCGGAAGGATCTTTTGCAAGGTGGTATCCAATCAAGGACCTGCCGAGCGCGTAAAGCAAAAGGACGCTGATTCCAGCGTCCCTCACGCCAATGGCTGCTTCATACAGATTTCTGGGACAAAGGCAAGGCCCCTGCCCCAAAACTCCGTTAATTACTGGGCGGCAACAACCGTCCAGCGCTTGTCTTTCGAAATCGGTGCGCATTCCTCGATGGAAACGACGTCGCCGACCTTGTACTGGTTGGTTTCGTCATGCGCCTTGTACTTCTTGGACCGGCGAACGGTCTTCTGAAGCAGGGGATGGGCAAAACGGCGTTCGACGCGAACGACAACGGTCTTGTCGTTCTTATCGCTGACTACGGTGCCCTGCAGAATGCGTTTCGGCATATTATTGTATCCTTCAAGCCTTGGCTTCTGCTGCCTTTTGGGCCGCAATGGTCTTGATGCGTGCGATGTCCTTGCGGACTTCCTTCACGCGGGCTGCTTTCTCGAGCTGGCCGGTTGCCTTCTGGAAGCGCAGGTTGAACTGCTCCTTCTTCAGCTTGGCAAGCTCATCGTTCAACTGATCGGCGCTCATCGAGCGGACGTCGGAAGCTTTCATCTCAGTCACTCCTTACTCTGCAATACGCTGCACGAAGCGCGTCTTGACAGAGAGCTTGGCGGCGCCGAGACGAAGCGCCTCGCGGGCGATTTCTTCGCTGACACCATCAATTTCGAACATGATCCGGCCAGGCTTGACCTTGGCTGCCCAGTATTCAACCGAACCCTTACCCTTACCCATGCGGACTTCGGTCGGCTTCTTGGTGACCGGAACGTCAGGGAATACGCGGATCCATACGCGGCCGGCGCGCTTCATGTAACGCGTGATCGCGCGGCGGGCCGCTTCGATCTCGCGAGCATTCACGCGGTTCGGCTCCTGCGACTTCAGGCCGAATTCTCCGAAAGCCAGGTCAAAACCGCCCTTGGCAACGCCATGGATGCGGCCCTTGAACTGCTTGCGGTATTTTGTACGCTTTGGCTGCAACATTTTCTTACTTCTCCGAGCTTATCTTTCGCCAGCGTAGATCAAGCGTTCTCGCGGCGGCGCTCGTTACGCTCACCACGTTCACGGTTGTTCGACCCTTGCGCGTCGCCTTCGGTTGCGCGGCGCTCAGAGGCCATCGGGTCGTGTTCAAGGATTTCGCCCTTGAAGATCCAGACCTTGATGCCGCAGATGCCAAACGCGGTTTCAGCTTCGGCTACACCGTAGTCGATGTCGGCGCGGAGCGTGTGAAGCGGAACGCGACCTTCGCGATACCACTCGGTGCGTGCGATTTCTGCGCCGCCGAGACGGCCGGCGCAGGTGATCTTGATGCCCTCGGCGCCGAGACGCATGGCCGACTGAACGGCACGCTTCATCGCACGGCGGAAAGCCACGCGGCGCTCGAGCTGCTGGGCGATCGACTGGGCGACGAGCGTCGAGTCGATTTCCGGCTTGCGCACTTCAACGATGTTGAGGTGCGTTTCGGAGTTCGTCATCGTCGAGATCTTCTTGCGAAGCTTCTCGATGTCTGCGCCCTTCTTGCCGATGATCAGGCCCGGACGAGCCGAGTGGATCGTGACGCGGCACTTCTTGTGCGGACGCTCGATGACCACCTTGGCGATGCCGGCAGCCTTGAGCTCTTCCATGAGGTAGGCGCGGATGGCCAGGTCTTCATGAAGCAGCTGGCCGTATTCGGCGTTGTCGGCGAACCAACGGCTGTCCCAGGTACGGTTGATGCCGAGGCGGAAGCCGATCGGATTAATCTTCTGGCCCATTATGCGGCCTCCCCTTGTTCAACTTCCCGAACGATGATCGTCAGGTGCGCGAAGGGCTTTTCGATACGCGATGCACGGCCGCGGCCACGAGCGTGGAAACGCTTCATGACGATCGACTTGCCAACATAAGCCTCTGCGACAACGAGCGAGTCGACGTCGAGATCGTGGTTGTTTTCAGCGTTTGCGATCGCCGATTCCAGGGTCTTCTTGACCTGGGCGGCAATGCGCTTGCGCGAGAATTCAAGCTCGGCGAGAGCCTTGTCGACCTTCTTGCCGCGAATGGTCGCGGCAACAAGGTTGAGCTTCTGAGGGCTTACGCGAAGCGTGCGGGCAATTGCCTGCGCTTCGTTGTCGGCAAGCCGGCGTTCGGTCTTAGCCTTACCCATGATTACTTCCTCTTCGCCTTCTTGTCCGCGCCGTGACCGTAGTAGGTACGGGTCGGAGCGAATTCACCGAACTTGTGGCCGACCATGTCTTCATTGACAGCAACCGGGATATGCTTGCTGCCGTTGTAGACGCCAAACGTCAGACCAACGAACTGCGGCAGGATCGTGGAGCGACGGCTCCAGATCTTGATCACTTCCGCACGACCGCCTTCGCGGACCTTCTCAGCCTTCTTGAGAAGATAGCCGTCAACAAACGGGCCTTTCCAAACTGAACGAGCCATTATGACTACCTCTCTTACTTCTTCTTCTGGTGGCGCGAGCGCATGATGAACTTGTCGGTCGACTTGTTCGAACGGGTGCGCTTGCCCTTGGTGGGCTTGCCCCACGGGGTCACCGGATGGCGACCACCCGACGTGCGGCCTTCACCACCACCGTGCGGGTGGTCGACCGGGTTCATGACGACGCCGCGAACGTGCGGACGCTTGCCGCGCCAACGCGAACGACCGGCCTTGCCGTCGTTGATGTTGCCGTGGTCCGGGTTGGACACTGCGCCGATCGTGGCGAGGCAGGTCGCATGAACGAGGCGCTGTTCGCCCGAGTTCAGACGCAGGATCGCCATGCCCTGGTCGCGGCCGACGAGCTGGGCGTAAGCGCCAGCCGAACGGGCGACCTGACCGCCCTTGCCGGGCTTCAATTCGACGTTGTGGATGATCGTGCCGACCGGGATGTACTGAAGCGGCATGGTGTTGCCGGGCTTCACGTCCACTGCCTTGTCGGAAGCGATGACCTTGTCGCCTTCAGCGATACGCTGCGGAGCGAGGATGTAGGCCTGTTCGCCGTCAGCGTAGTTGATCAGAGCGATGAAGGCGGTGCGGTTCGGGTCATACTCGAGACGCGCAACGGTGCCTTCAACGTCGAACTTGCGACGCTTGAAGTCGACGAGACGGTAGGACCGCTTGTGACCACCGCCCTGGAAGCGCACGGTGATGCGTCCCATGTTGTTGCGGCCGCCCTTGGAGGTCAGACCTTCCGTCAGCGACTTGACCGGCTTGCCCTTGTAGAGGCCGGAACGGTCCACGATGACCAGCTGACGCTGGCTCGGGGTCGTGGGGTTGTAATTCTTCAATGCCATTGTCGTTTACCCTCACAGTCCGGTGGAGACGTCGATGGACTGACCGTCAACGAGCGTGACGACGGCCTTCTTGACGTCCGACTGCTTGCCGGCAAAGCCACGGAAACGCTTCGTCTTGCCCTTGCGGACCAGCGTGTTCACAGCCTTGACCTTCACACCGAAGAGCGCTTCGACTGCAGCCTTGATTTCAGGCTTCGAGGCGTCCTTGGCGACGTTGAATACAACCTGGTTCTGTTCGGAAACCAGCGTCGACTTTTCCGTGATCACAGGAGTACGGATCACATCGTAGTGGCGAAGATCAGTCATTTGAACCGCTCCTCCAGAGCTTCAACCGCAGCCTTGGAAAGCACGAGCTTGCCGCGGCGCAGGATGTCATAAACGTTGATGCCCTGAACCGGAAGAACATCGATATTCGGGATGTTCTGAGCGGCCAGCTTGAAGTTTGCGTCAAGCTCGGCGCCACCGATGATGAGAGCGTTGGTCAGGCCGAGGCCGGCGAATGCACCGGCAAGAGCCTTGGTCTTGGCTTCGTTGGCAACCAGGTTGTCAACGATGATCAGCTCTTCAGCCTTCGCCTTGGCGGACAGCGCATGGCGCAGGGCCAGAGCGCGGACCTTCTTCGGCAGGTCGTAGGAATGGTCGCGGGAAACCGGACCATGAGCCTTACCACCGCCGCGGAACTGCGGAGCGCGTGCAGAGTGATGGCGGGCGCGGCCCGTACCCTTCTGCTTGAACATCTTTGCACCCGTGCGGGAAACTTCGCCGCGGGTCAGAGACTGATGGGTGCCCTGGCGCTTGGCAGCGAGCTGGTAGCGCACCATGCGAGCAATGATGTCCTCACGGACTTCGAGACCGAAGATTGCGTCGGAAAGGGAGACCTTCCCTGCGTCCTTGCCCTCGAGGGTTTTGACGGTCAGATCCATAATCTGGGCTCCCTTACTTAGCTTCTGCGGCGCGGACGCCAGCCGGACGCGGAGCAGCTTCCGGCGCACCGGACTTCACTGCATCGCGAACGAGGATCCATGCGCCCTTGGAACCGGGAACCGCACCCTTGACGAGGATGAGGCCACGGGCTTCGTCAGTCGAAACGACTTCCAGGTTCTGGGTGGTGACGCGCGTCTGGCCCATGTGACCAGCCATGCGCTTGCCCTTCCAGACCTTGCCCGGGTCCTGGTTGTTACCCGTCGAACCGTGCGAACGGTGCGAAACGGAAACGCCGTGCGTTGCACGCAGACCGCCGAAGTTGTGGCGCTTGATGGCGCCGGCGAAACCCTTACCCTGGGTCGTGCCGGTGACGTCGACGAGCTGGCCAGCAACGAAGTGCGAAGCAACGATCTCGCTGCCGACTTCGATGAGGTTGTCGGCGGAGACGCGGAACTCGGCGAGCTTCGCCTTCGGCTCAACGCTTGCGGCAGCAAAGTTGCCACGCATGGCCTTCGAGGTGTTCTTCACCTTCGAGGAGCCGGCGCCGAGCTGAACAGCCGT
It includes:
- a CDS encoding DNA-directed RNA polymerase subunit alpha, with the protein product MIQKNWQELIKPSKVEFTSSGATKATLVAEPLERGFGLTLGNALRRVLLSSLRGAAVTAVQIDGVLHEFSSIPGVREDVTDIVLNIKEIAIKMEGDDAKRMVVRKQGPGTVTAGDIQTVGDIEILNPDHVICTLDDGAEIRMEFTVNNGKGYVPAERNRAEDAPIGLIPVDSLYSPIKKVSYKVENTREGQVLDYDKLTMTIETNGSVTGEDAIAFAARILQDQLSVFVNFDEPQKEAEEDTVTELAFNPALLKKVDELELSVRSANCLKNDNIVYIGDLIQKTEAEMLRTPNFGRKSLNEIKEVLASMGLHLGMEVPAWPPENIEDLAKRYEDQY
- a CDS encoding SSU ribosomal protein S11P — its product is MAKEAARVRRRERKNITSGVAHVNSTFNNTMITITDAQGNAIAWSSAGAKGFKGSRKSTPFAAQIAAEDCAKKAQEHGMKSLEVEVCGPGSGRESALRALQAAGFMITSIRDVTPIPHNGCRPRKKRRV
- a CDS encoding SSU ribosomal protein S13P; protein product: MARIAGVNIPTAKRVVIALQYIHGIGPKFAQEIIEKVGIPADRRVHQLTDAEVLQIRETIDRDYAVEGDLRRETSMNIKRLMDLGCYRGLRHRRSLPVRGQRTHTNARTRKGPAKAIAGKKK
- a CDS encoding Adenylate kinase, coding for MRLILIGPPGAGKGTQAQRIVEKHGIPQLSTGDMLRAAVKAGTDVGKRAKALMDAGSLVNDDVVIGIVSERIDQPDCAKGFILDGFPRTLVQADATEKMLASKGMKLDVVIEMQVDDSVLVDRVSGRYTCANCGTGYHDRLQKPKVEGVCDKCGSTEFKRRPDDNAETMTTRLRAYYKETSPLIGYYHAKGLLKSIDGMAEIDEVTASIETILGKL
- a CDS encoding protein translocase subunit secY/sec61 alpha; its protein translation is MASAAEQLASNLNFSTFAKAEDLKKRLWFTLGALLVYRLGTYIPLPGLNPDAFANAFKGQSGGILGLFNMFSGGAVSRMAIFALGIMPYISASIIVQLMTSVVPALENLKKEGEQGRKIINQYTRYGTVLLGALQAYGIAVGLEHSNGVVADPGWFFRISTVVTLLGGTMFLMWLGEQITSRGIGNGISLIIFSGIVANLPHALAGTLELGRTGALSTGVILAVLIVAVVVIAFIVFMERAQRRLLIQYPKRQVGNRMFQGDTSHLPLKLNTAGVIPAIFASSLLLLPATLAGFSNASNLPSWATTAIAALGHGQPLYMVAYAALIAFFSFFYTAIVFNPTDTADNLKKHGGFIPGYRPGERTAQYIDYVLTRITVIGAIYMVLVCILPEILIAETGVPFYLGGTSLLIVVSVTLDTVAQIQGHLIAQQYEGLIKKSKLRGGKRGK
- a CDS encoding large subunit ribosomal protein L15; this encodes MKLNEIKDNEGAMPSKKRLGRGIGSGKGKTGGRGVKGQKARSGVAINGFEGGQMPIYRRLPKRGFNNIFAAEYVTVSVGRIQAAIDAKKLDAKKTIDAAALVAAGVLRRAKDGVRVLSDGELKAKVELEVSGISKAAAEKIEKAGGSVKILGEAAAE
- a CDS encoding large subunit ribosomal protein L30, translating into MAKKATAAAKKTLIVEQIGSPIRRPDVQQRTLIGLGLNKMHRRRELEDTPSVRGMIRAVSHLVRIVEEK
- a CDS encoding SSU ribosomal protein S5P; its protein translation is MAQKERAPREERQGREERDSEFVDKLVAINRVAKVVKGGRRFGFAALVVVGDQKGRVGFGHGKAREVPEAIRKATESAKRDLIFVPLRDGRTLHHDVHGRHGAGKVLLRSAKAGTGIIAGGPMRAVFETLGMHDVVAKSTGSSNPYNMVRATFDALKHQVHPKDIAAQRGIKYATLQARRAASGASSEE
- a CDS encoding large subunit ribosomal protein L18 — translated: MASRKETLVRRASRVRRQLKKVANGRARLSVHRTSKNIYAQIIDDVAGRTLAAASTLDTGLKSSLKTGADVAAAAAVGKLVAERAAAAGVKSVVFDRGAFLYHGRVKALAEAAREGGLEF